The following are encoded together in the Bacteroidales bacterium MB20-C3-3 genome:
- the mqnB gene encoding futalosine hydrolase translates to MRILITAAEEEELITARQAFNSLSKSEQNALDITYMLTGIGTTSTSYRLTKMLTESNPPFALALNIGIAGSFSDEYPIGSVARVEKEFFGDLGFETYSGFQTLFDYKILDADTYPYKGGALIAPTLSAEAESVLKQYGSAAAVTVQTVSGLPEKKVQLQHDFKPQIESMEGAAFFYVCLLERIPFAELRSVSNEVGERDRGKWNIPLALSSLRDAVRSLMEAIAK, encoded by the coding sequence ATGAGAATACTCATTACAGCTGCCGAAGAGGAGGAGCTTATTACAGCAAGACAAGCCTTCAACTCTCTCTCAAAAAGCGAGCAAAACGCGCTGGATATCACATATATGCTTACAGGGATAGGCACAACCTCAACAAGCTACAGACTTACAAAAATGCTTACTGAGAGTAATCCCCCCTTTGCTCTGGCTTTGAACATCGGGATAGCGGGCTCTTTTAGTGACGAATACCCAATAGGGAGTGTCGCCAGAGTTGAAAAGGAGTTTTTTGGAGACCTGGGATTTGAAACATATTCGGGTTTTCAGACTCTTTTTGATTACAAAATACTCGATGCCGATACATATCCCTACAAAGGGGGAGCTCTGATTGCGCCAACTCTCTCTGCTGAGGCCGAAAGTGTATTAAAACAATACGGAAGTGCTGCCGCTGTTACAGTACAAACAGTCAGCGGACTGCCGGAAAAAAAAGTGCAGCTCCAGCACGATTTCAAACCTCAGATTGAGAGTATGGAGGGAGCCGCATTTTTTTATGTGTGTCTGCTGGAGAGGATCCCTTTTGCTGAGTTAAGGTCTGTATCAAATGAGGTTGGAGAGAGAGACAGAGGGAAATGGAATATTCCGCTGGCACTCTCATCTCTGAGAGATGCCGTAAGGAGTCTTATGGAGGCAATTGCAAAATGA
- a CDS encoding 1,4-dihydroxy-6-naphthoate synthase: MEYSAGTLISERCRKESYGGNCKMSIKLAYSPCPNDTFAFHAMVHGLVDCEGLEFEVTLGDVEQLNQGAAKDAFDVCKMSYHAFFKMADKYKMLRSGSALGYHNGPLLVTPEGSKLSALSGSELKSALSECKIAIPGDMTTGALLLKIAFPEVRETTPVLFSEIADEVISGNFDAGVLIHEGRFTYRERGLHLIMDLGENWHNISALPVPLGGIAVSDRIEREIARKVGRVLKRSILFAIKNPGLSGEYVSCNAQEMDIEVQRKHIGLFVNENTLEIGIEGEKAVYELFKRLSLTDSKIIYRDKLFI; the protein is encoded by the coding sequence ATGGAATATTCCGCTGGCACTCTCATCTCTGAGAGATGCCGTAAGGAGTCTTATGGAGGCAATTGCAAAATGAGTATAAAGCTGGCTTACTCACCCTGTCCCAATGACACTTTTGCATTTCACGCCATGGTGCATGGTTTGGTGGATTGTGAAGGACTTGAATTCGAAGTCACTCTTGGAGATGTTGAACAACTTAATCAGGGTGCCGCCAAAGATGCTTTTGATGTCTGCAAAATGAGTTATCACGCCTTTTTTAAAATGGCGGACAAATATAAAATGCTCAGAAGCGGAAGCGCACTTGGATACCATAACGGACCACTTTTGGTTACTCCGGAGGGGAGCAAACTCTCTGCATTATCCGGGTCTGAGTTAAAGAGTGCTCTCTCAGAGTGTAAGATTGCAATTCCCGGAGATATGACAACAGGAGCTCTACTTCTGAAAATAGCTTTCCCAGAGGTGAGAGAGACAACTCCTGTTCTCTTTTCTGAGATTGCAGATGAGGTTATATCCGGAAATTTTGATGCCGGTGTTCTTATACATGAAGGGCGTTTTACTTACAGGGAGAGAGGACTTCACCTAATAATGGATTTAGGCGAAAACTGGCATAATATATCGGCCTTACCGGTGCCGCTGGGGGGGATAGCAGTATCTGACAGGATTGAGAGGGAGATCGCCCGGAAAGTAGGAAGAGTTCTGAAAAGGAGCATACTATTTGCAATAAAAAATCCGGGTCTTTCAGGGGAGTATGTATCATGCAACGCTCAGGAGATGGATATTGAGGTTCAGCGCAAACATATCGGACTTTTTGTAAACGAAAACACTCTTGAGATTGGAATTGAGGGAGAAAAGGCTGTCTATGAACTTTTCAAACGGCTCTCCCTGACAGATTCAAAAATTATTTACAGAGATAAACTCTTTATTTAG
- a CDS encoding ABC transporter ATP-binding protein, with protein MSNEVINIKDIKKIYKVGNQEVRALDGVDLHIGRNEYVAIMGPSGSGKSTMMNILGCLDSPSSGQYILNGTDVSSMADSQLAEVRNKEIGFIFQSFNLLPRYSALENVALPLIYSGDTRTERERRAEEALESVDLTDRMHHKPNELSGGQRQRVAVARALVNNPSMILADEPTGNLDTKTSVDIMKLFAKIHNKGNTIIVVTHEEDIARHAHRIIRLRDGKIESDEINHNPVKYS; from the coding sequence ATGAGCAACGAGGTCATTAACATCAAGGATATCAAAAAAATCTACAAAGTGGGAAACCAGGAGGTAAGAGCACTTGACGGAGTAGATCTTCACATAGGAAGAAATGAATATGTGGCAATTATGGGACCCTCCGGTTCCGGCAAGTCTACAATGATGAACATACTTGGTTGTCTCGACAGCCCCTCATCAGGCCAATATATCCTCAATGGCACAGATGTCTCCTCAATGGCAGACTCCCAGCTGGCAGAGGTAAGAAACAAAGAGATTGGTTTTATCTTCCAATCCTTTAATCTCCTGCCAAGGTACTCTGCTCTGGAAAATGTTGCCCTCCCTTTGATCTATTCAGGTGACACCAGAACAGAGAGAGAACGGCGAGCAGAAGAGGCCCTGGAGAGTGTTGACCTTACAGACAGAATGCACCACAAACCAAACGAGCTCTCCGGTGGACAGAGACAAAGGGTAGCTGTTGCAAGAGCGCTTGTAAATAACCCTTCAATGATACTTGCAGACGAACCTACAGGTAATCTTGATACAAAAACATCTGTGGACATTATGAAACTCTTTGCAAAAATCCACAACAAAGGGAATACTATTATTGTTGTTACACACGAGGAGGATATAGCCAGACACGCACACCGTATAATAAGACTAAGGGATGGTAAGATTGAGTCTGACGAAATAAATCATAATCCGGTAAAATATTCCTGA
- a CDS encoding cob(I)yrinic acid a,c-diamide adenosyltransferase, which yields MKEMNIYTKTGDKGTTSLVGGARVRKDDPKVNAYGNVDELISHIALIRADASGEPLYENLRRVQANLMHVAAHLAADDHGAKRLKEFDTKEIEFLESQIDLMVAELPEQIAFILPAGPRAAAQCHIARTVCRRAERSCISLMEEPRIEQVVKYLNRLSDYLFVYGRYIAFKNGIGDDFWYQ from the coding sequence ATGAAAGAGATGAACATATATACAAAAACAGGTGACAAAGGGACAACCTCACTTGTTGGAGGGGCCAGAGTAAGAAAGGATGATCCAAAGGTTAACGCCTATGGAAATGTAGATGAACTAATATCTCACATAGCTCTGATAAGAGCTGATGCATCAGGAGAACCTCTGTATGAGAACCTGAGAAGAGTTCAGGCAAATCTAATGCATGTAGCAGCCCATTTGGCAGCTGACGACCACGGAGCTAAAAGGCTGAAAGAATTTGACACTAAAGAGATTGAGTTTCTTGAGAGTCAAATAGATTTAATGGTGGCAGAGCTTCCGGAACAGATAGCCTTTATTCTTCCTGCAGGCCCCCGTGCAGCAGCTCAGTGTCATATTGCAAGAACAGTTTGCCGCAGGGCTGAGAGGTCTTGTATATCTCTGATGGAGGAGCCAAGGATAGAGCAAGTGGTTAAATACCTTAACAGATTATCTGATTACTTGTTTGTATACGGAAGGTATATAGCTTTTAAAAATGGTATTGGAGATGATTTTTGGTATCAATAG
- a CDS encoding DUF2795 domain-containing protein, translating into MYWTLELASKLEDAPWPATKEELIDYATRSGAPLEVIENLEDLEDDGEIYDSIEDIWPDYPSKEDFFFNEEEY; encoded by the coding sequence ATGTATTGGACACTTGAACTTGCTTCCAAGCTCGAAGATGCTCCATGGCCGGCCACCAAGGAGGAGTTGATTGATTACGCAACCAGATCCGGAGCCCCCTTAGAGGTTATTGAAAATCTCGAAGATCTGGAGGATGATGGAGAGATCTACGATAGCATTGAGGACATTTGGCCGGATTATCCAAGCAAGGAAGACTTCTTTTTCAACGAAGAGGAGTATTAA
- the trkA gene encoding Trk system potassium transporter TrkA, whose product MKIIIAGAGDVGTHLAKMLGNEDHELTVIDNDEARLAHVGEIADIIPIYGSPTSIATLEKAAVRRSDLFIAVSPAQEQDVNIISAMLAKKMGAGKVTARINNDEYLKNENKLLFTEMGIDLLFYPEKIASHEIIDLLKQTGTSEFMDFSGGKLQLIVFRLDDGAPLINKTLSDYSTPGIEPLYRAVAIARDGHTIIPRGSTKFKERDLVFVISRRSGAQEVMTYSGKNNIDVKRLMIVGGGRIGEMVAKKLEPTVDYIKLIERRRERCDVLNESLTKTLVINGDARNTDLLIEEDVNDFDAFVAVTSSSETNILSCVMAKKMGVAKTIAEVENIDYIKLAEGMGVDAVINKKLITASRIFRFTLSNKVQSIKCLNGSDAEILEFIVNPNSKITQDKLRNLGFPKDAIIGGIIRGTSSFIALGDTEIKPYDRVVVFALPTALAKVNKFFA is encoded by the coding sequence ATGAAGATTATCATCGCCGGTGCGGGTGATGTGGGTACGCATCTCGCAAAGATGCTCGGAAACGAAGATCACGAACTAACCGTTATTGACAACGACGAGGCTCGTCTTGCTCATGTTGGTGAGATTGCAGATATTATACCCATATACGGTTCTCCTACTTCAATTGCCACACTTGAAAAGGCAGCTGTAAGGAGATCTGATCTTTTTATTGCTGTAAGTCCCGCACAAGAGCAGGATGTAAACATTATCAGCGCTATGCTGGCCAAAAAAATGGGAGCCGGCAAGGTTACTGCAAGAATCAACAACGATGAATATCTGAAGAACGAGAACAAACTCCTCTTTACAGAGATGGGGATTGATCTGTTGTTCTATCCTGAGAAGATTGCATCTCACGAAATTATTGATCTTCTTAAACAGACAGGCACCTCTGAGTTTATGGACTTCTCCGGGGGCAAGCTACAGCTTATTGTTTTCCGTCTGGATGATGGTGCCCCATTAATCAACAAAACCCTTTCTGACTATTCAACTCCCGGGATTGAACCTCTTTACAGGGCTGTTGCAATTGCCCGTGATGGACATACCATCATACCAAGGGGCTCCACTAAATTCAAGGAGAGAGATCTGGTATTTGTTATCTCCAGAAGAAGCGGGGCACAGGAGGTGATGACCTACTCCGGAAAAAACAATATTGATGTAAAAAGGCTTATGATTGTTGGCGGCGGAAGAATTGGCGAGATGGTAGCCAAAAAACTTGAACCAACAGTTGATTATATTAAGCTTATAGAAAGAAGAAGAGAGAGATGCGATGTTCTTAATGAGAGCCTGACAAAAACCCTTGTAATTAACGGAGATGCAAGGAATACCGACCTTCTTATTGAAGAGGATGTCAATGATTTTGATGCATTTGTAGCAGTCACAAGCAGCTCAGAAACAAATATTCTATCTTGCGTTATGGCTAAAAAGATGGGGGTCGCCAAAACAATCGCAGAAGTAGAGAATATTGACTATATAAAACTCGCAGAAGGGATGGGAGTTGATGCTGTTATTAATAAAAAACTCATAACAGCGAGCCGTATTTTCCGTTTTACCCTGTCAAACAAAGTACAGTCCATCAAATGTCTTAACGGATCAGATGCAGAAATTCTTGAATTCATAGTTAATCCAAACAGTAAGATTACCCAGGATAAACTCAGGAACCTAGGATTCCCCAAAGATGCGATAATTGGGGGAATTATCAGAGGCACCAGCAGCTTCATTGCATTAGGGGATACAGAGATTAAACCATACGACAGAGTTGTAGTTTTTGCACTTCCAACTGCTCTTGCAAAAGTCAACAAGTTTTTTGCATAA
- a CDS encoding aspartate ammonia-lyase — protein MSKNSIKSGAKTRLEHDLLGDKQVPAEALYGVQTLRCIENFDISRQTLSQFPHFIKALGIVKMGAVMANHELGLIQEDVKNAIVDACQELMDGKHLDQFPIDMVQGGAGTSVNMNANEVIANRALEIMGKERGEYQFCSPNDHVNMAQSTNDAYPSAMHIGMYITHFEVIEALDKLIESFEVKEREFANIIKMGRTQLQDAVPMTLGQSFGAFASAMKHERRRLDKAARELLYINMGATAIGTGITAEPGYAEACIYHIRKITGFDLKLAYNLVEATHDTSCFVAYSSALKSLAIRVSKICNDLRILSSGPRTGIAEIKLPPKQPGSSIMPGKVNPVIPEVMNQVCFKVIGNDLAITMASEAAQLELNVMEPVLVQSLIESADWMRRGMDTLRVECVDGIEANPEHCREMVEHSIGIVTALKPFIGYSKCTEIAQEALETGGSVYKLVLDKGILTKEQLDKILDPKHMIRPVKITI, from the coding sequence ATGAGCAAAAACAGTATCAAATCGGGCGCAAAAACCAGATTGGAACACGATTTACTGGGTGACAAACAGGTTCCTGCAGAGGCATTATACGGAGTTCAAACACTCAGATGTATTGAGAATTTTGATATAAGCAGACAGACTCTTTCACAATTCCCACACTTTATCAAGGCTTTGGGTATTGTAAAGATGGGTGCAGTCATGGCTAATCATGAACTGGGACTTATTCAGGAGGATGTTAAAAATGCAATTGTAGATGCTTGTCAGGAGCTGATGGATGGCAAACATCTGGACCAGTTCCCAATAGATATGGTACAGGGCGGAGCAGGTACATCTGTGAATATGAATGCAAATGAGGTAATTGCCAACAGAGCCCTGGAGATAATGGGAAAAGAGCGCGGAGAGTATCAGTTCTGCAGCCCTAACGACCATGTTAATATGGCTCAGAGCACAAATGACGCCTACCCGAGTGCAATGCACATTGGTATGTACATTACTCACTTTGAAGTAATAGAGGCTCTTGACAAACTGATTGAATCATTTGAAGTAAAAGAGCGTGAGTTCGCCAATATCATTAAGATGGGCAGGACACAGCTTCAGGATGCCGTTCCAATGACACTTGGTCAGAGCTTTGGTGCCTTCGCTTCAGCCATGAAGCACGAAAGACGCAGACTGGACAAGGCCGCGCGCGAACTGCTCTATATAAACATGGGTGCCACTGCAATAGGCACAGGTATAACTGCTGAGCCCGGTTATGCCGAGGCGTGTATCTACCATATCAGAAAAATCACAGGATTTGATCTGAAGCTTGCATACAATCTTGTTGAGGCTACCCACGACACATCTTGTTTTGTGGCATACTCATCGGCACTTAAATCTCTTGCAATCAGAGTTTCAAAAATTTGTAACGATCTTCGTATCCTCTCATCTGGACCGAGAACAGGTATTGCCGAGATAAAACTTCCTCCAAAACAACCGGGATCATCAATTATGCCGGGTAAAGTTAATCCTGTAATCCCAGAGGTTATGAATCAGGTTTGCTTTAAAGTCATCGGAAACGACCTTGCAATTACAATGGCATCTGAGGCTGCGCAGCTTGAACTCAATGTGATGGAGCCTGTACTTGTACAGAGCCTTATTGAGTCAGCCGACTGGATGCGCAGAGGAATGGATACACTAAGAGTTGAATGCGTTGATGGAATTGAGGCAAATCCTGAACACTGCCGCGAAATGGTTGAACACTCAATAGGTATCGTTACTGCTCTTAAACCATTCATCGGTTACTCAAAGTGTACCGAGATTGCCCAGGAGGCCCTTGAGACAGGCGGAAGCGTTTACAAACTTGTACTTGATAAAGGAATCCTTACCAAAGAGCAACTTGACAAAATACTTGACCCTAAACATATGATCAGACCGGTTAAGATTACTATTTAA